One genomic segment of Verrucomicrobiota bacterium includes these proteins:
- a CDS encoding type II secretion system protein gives MSSRSGAEPARGFTLIELLVVIAIIAILAGMLLPALSKAKRMGQRTTCLNNHKQLLLSMTLYANDFQDSLPFHGAGPLPLICWLTKFPLPSPVTLSNVTSGQCYPYLQSTAVFLCPSDKTNGGIYATLYKQRYLRCTSYIMETTSQPAWQTKPYGLKLGAFRADGILLMEPDPRNPGPLFNDGANDPIEDQGVQHGDGSNVGCYGGSAEYMKFSRWKQEQKANPSRLNCAP, from the coding sequence TTGAGTTCTCGTTCCGGAGCTGAACCTGCACGAGGATTCACACTGATTGAATTGCTCGTTGTGATCGCCATCATCGCGATTCTGGCTGGCATGCTTTTGCCTGCGTTGTCCAAGGCCAAGAGGATGGGGCAGCGGACCACGTGCCTGAATAATCACAAGCAATTGCTGCTTTCAATGACCCTCTATGCGAATGATTTTCAGGATTCGCTTCCTTTTCATGGAGCGGGACCGCTGCCCCTGATCTGCTGGCTGACCAAGTTTCCACTTCCCTCCCCCGTCACTCTTTCCAATGTCACCAGCGGCCAGTGTTATCCCTACCTTCAGAGCACCGCGGTGTTTTTGTGCCCTTCGGATAAAACGAACGGCGGCATTTACGCGACTTTGTACAAGCAACGTTACCTTCGCTGCACGAGTTACATCATGGAAACCACCAGCCAACCGGCATGGCAAACGAAGCCCTACGGCTTGAAACTCGGCGCGTTTCGGGCCGATGGCATTCTGCTGATGGAGCCCGATCCAAGAAATCCTGGACCGCTTTTCAATGATGGCGCCAATGACCCGATCGAAGACCAGGGTGTCCAGCATGGGGACGGGTCCAACGTCGGTTGCTATGGTGGTTCTGCCGAGTACATGAAGTTCTCGCGCTGGAAGCAGGAACAGAAGGCGAATCCCAGCCGCCTGAATTGTGCGCCTTGA